From a single Melospiza georgiana isolate bMelGeo1 chromosome 5, bMelGeo1.pri, whole genome shotgun sequence genomic region:
- the AFF1 gene encoding AF4/FMR2 family member 1 produces MAAQSSLCNEDRNLLRIREKERRSQEVLEDKKQFSEKTPLFAEPYKTNKGDELSSRIQNMLGNYEEVKEFMSNKSCQNLIGIPKSVPPQFAPGPPEKAIRTLPSSFQHLTRRPPVGPMAVPPRPPSHSSHYPKAQPGAEPALGLHSKSRSSASARSHGPEHSREGRDAQAGFPHSRHGKPGSGEGRAHSLQASPLALSPFLPCLLSSPVAPLSPLHSSQHINSRSQNSSKSHGSTYSQTKSLQDLVTGSQEKESRDSPAVTLTSTTQPSSQTFPPSLTSKASAMQQKPTAYVRPMDGQDQASFESLELKPLLEEYHEGPNDDVSDLKAKVKAELSKLETLSEPKEETDEDLSDLKAKAKVELSKFETPSEPIEQTNPIDVQSIEEILREMTRSWPPPLTALNTPTKTEPSKFPFPTKELQPEGSVAKDQKQYGAPSETLPGSQPRTSMLQDDLQLSDSEESGDDQVVEKSPSSLAPPSSLQSQPKSVESAHSSSSESGSTSDSDSSSDSETESPSSDSDTSEPPRAPVPEPEPPTSNKWQLDNWLTKVNPAAVPAESPRDTARGDGPEEGKGQQRGSSSSNSCQQHPELRQPPHKSPAARAPQEAPLPTKGSCQKAPVRAQEPSARHTVGIKGPSKPLGHEGPRRGLKVESEPGPLELTDQSFRDKPKVKKTVKTKSNDRKDPKPGLQEPSERKKDKGSHQAKAKPFLEPRLMGDAQARDALSPLPQSTAPLRTSRHRPQDLHREKLPLSLGEKLLSPVRDPPSREHLVVKIDLCYLEKVPQPPRKNGHQRKAETKDLPDVRKQDLKRKATDTPEESLAKKKRGEKEETDRKKMKSEKNPKLLQSSANKDSSKLKASKASCEIQKKDVLLPLPSMSAAQPATKSAKMTQKRPRNETDELPAMDNPAKNKSNHKDPSFAKRRKVEGNHMELSKGIKGSAGDVTKPFPVPSVPNGTSKPRRPLLKFEKQHSKEYYIEQAQRLKHKADAMTDKTGKAFHYLEAALLFIEYGIALESDVLEPKSAYSILSDTIVLIKFIMTLKPFADSSVSSHGKIFAVLRMRCQSILHMAMFGYKKDTAMRYSRLLNDHFKSNFRVIQAPSPGVARSTGLPSPLSPIPSPAGSVSSQPGSNDSNGVGHSSIGNSAGSTVTVSCHISSVTSSYVNITSYILHAYEIWEKADALARKNKEFFAELSRATSALALTSSLTDLVHYIRQGLQWLRLEANMP; encoded by the exons CTTGTGCAATGAGGACAGAAACTTGCTGCGGATTCGAGAGAAAGAGAGACGGAGTCAGGAGGTTCTGGAAGACAAAAAACAGTTCTCTGAGAAAACTCCCCTCTTTGCAGAACCCTACAAG ACTAATAAAGGAGATGAGTTGTCAAGCCGAATTCAGAACATGCTGGGCAATTATGAGGAGGTCAAGGAGTTCATGAGCAACAAATCTTGTCAAAACCTTATAGGGATTCCAAAGAGCGTTCCCCCTCAGTTTGCCCCCGGGCCGCCTGAGAAGGCCATCCGTACATTGCCATCTTCATTCCAGCACCTGACCCGCCGTCCACCCGTGGGACCCATGGCTGTACCCCCTCGCCCTCCAAGCCACTCCAGCCACTACCCaaaggcacagccaggagcagagccagctttGGGTTTGCACAGCAAGAGCCGCAGCTCGGCCAGCGCTCGCAGCCACGGCCCCGAGCACAGCCGCGAGGGCCGGGACGCGCAGGCAGGTTTTCCCCACAGCCGCCATGGCAAGCCTGGCAGCGGGGAAGGTCGGGCTCACAGCCTGCAGGCCTCCCCTCTGGCACTTTCCCCTTTCCTGCCATGTTTGTTGTCTTCTCCCGTGGCACCCCTGTCACCTCTACATTCCAGCCAGCATATCAATTCCAGGtcacagaacagcagcaaaagTCATGGGTCAACCTACAGTCAAACCAAATCATTACAGGACTTGGTGACGGGATCACAGGAGAAGGAAAGTCGGGACAGCCCAGCCGTTACCTTGACCAGCACCACTCAGCCTTCCTCTCAgacttttcccccttctttgaCTTCAAAAGCCAGTGCAATGCAGCAGAAACCAACTGCCTATGTCAGACCCATGGATGGCCAAGATCAGGCATCATTTGAATCCCTGGAGCTCAAACCTCTCCTGGAGGAATACCATGAAGGACCCAATGACGATGTCTCGGATTTGAAGGCCAAAGTTAAAGCTGAACTATCCAAGTTGGAAACCCTCTCTGAGCCCAAGGAAGAGACTGATGAAGATCTGTCAGATTTGAAGGCAAAAGCCAAAGTAGAACTATCCAAATTCGAAACCCCTTCTGAGCCCATAGAG CAAACCAACCCCATTGATGTGCAGTCCATTGAAGAAATTTTGAGG GAAATGACCCGCTCTTGGCCACCTCCCCTGACAGCTCTTAACACACCTACTAAAACAGAGCCTTCAAAATTTCCATTCCCTACAAAG GAATTGCAACCTGAAGGATCTGTAGCAAAGGATCAGA AGCAGTATGGAGCACCTTCAGAAACGTTGCCAGGTTCTCAGCCAAGAACATC AATGCTCCAGGACGACCTGCAGCTCAGTGATAGTGAAGAGAGTGGTGACGACCAA GTTGTTGAAAAGTCACCTTCTTCACTTGCTCCTCCAAG TTCCTTACAGTCCCAGCCCAAGAGTGTGGAATCAGCACATTCCAGCAGCTCGGAGTCAGGGAGCACCAGTGACTCAGACAGCTCCTCAGACTCGGAGACAGAGAGCCCCTCGAGTGACAGTGACACGAGCGAGCCCCCGCGAGCGCCGGTGCCCGAG CCCGAGCCACCAACTTCTAATAAGTGGCAGCTGGACAACTGGCTGACCAAGGTGAACCCAGCAGCAGTCCCAGCAGAGAGCCCCAGGGACACTGCCCGAGGGGATGGGCCTGAGGAGGGCAAggggcagcagcggggcagcagcagcagcaattcctgccagcagcaccctgagctGAGGCAGCCTCCTCACAAgagcccagcagccagggctcctcaGGAGGCTCCTCTCCCGaccaaaggcagctgccagaAGGCTCCTGTGCGTGCCCAGGAGCCCTCGGCCAGGCACACCGTGGGGATCAAAGGGCCCAGCAAGCCCCTGGGGCACGAGGGGCCCAGGAGGGGCCTGAAGGTGGAGAGTGAGCCTGGCCCTTTGGAGCTCACAGACCAGTCTTTCAGGGACAAGCCAAAAGTCAAAAAAACAGTGAAGACAAAATCCAATGACAGAAAAGACCCAAAACCGGGACTTCAAGAGCCctctgagagaaaaaaggaCAAGGGCTCCCACCAGGCCAAAGCCAAACCTTTCTTGGAGCCCAGGCTCATGGGAGATGCCCAGGCACGGGATGCTCTCAGTCCCCTtcctcagagcacagcccccCTCAGGACCAGCAGGCACAGGCCTCAGGATTTGCACAGGGAGAAGTTGCCCTTGTCTCTCGGGGAGAAGTTGCTCTCACCAGTGAGGGATCCCCCAAGCCGTGAGCACCTCGTGGTGAAAATAGATCTCTGCTACCTGGAAAAAGTCCCTCAGCCCCCCAGGAAAAATGGGCAccagaggaaagcagagaccAAGGACCTTCCTGATGTGAGGAAGCAGGACTTGAAGAGGAAAGCCACGGACACTCCTGAGGAGTCCCTTGCAAAGAAGAAG aggggagagaaggaggagactgataggaagaaaatgaaatctgaaaaaaaccccaaattattGCAGTCTTCAGCTAACAAAGACTCCAGTAAATTGAA AGCATCAAAAGCTTCTTGTGAAATCCAGAAGAAAGATGTGCTCTTGCCACTGCCATCCATGTCTGCTGCACAACCTGCCACAAAGTCAGCCAAGATGACCCAAAAGAGACCCAGAAATGAGACTGATGAGCTACCTGCCATGGATAACCCTGCCAAGAACAAGAGCAACCACAAGGATCCTTCGTTTGCCAAGCGCAGGAAAGTGGAGGGAAATCATATGGAACTGTCCAAGGGCATCAAA GGATCTGCAGGTGATGTCACAAAGCCTTTCCCAGTGCCTTCTGTGCCAAATGGTACCTCTAAGCCAAGGAGACCTCTGCTCAAGTTTGAAAA GCAACATTCAAAGGAATACTACATTGAACAGGCCCAGAGGCTGAAGCACAAAGCTGATGCAATG ACTGACAAGACTGGAAAGGCCTTTCACTACTTGGAGGCTGCCCTTTTATTCATTGAATATGGGATTGCCTTGGAATCAGATGTGCTGGAACCAAAATCAGCTTACAGCATACTCAGTGACACCATAGTTCTCATCAA ATTCATCATGACTTTGAAACCATTTGCAGACTCCTCAGTCTCTTCACACGGAAAAATCTTTGCTGTGTTACG CATGCGCTGCCAGTCCATTCTGCACATGGCAATGTTTGGTTACAAAAAGGACACTGCAATGAGGTATTCCAGACTCCTGAATGACCACTTCAAG AGTAATTTCAGAGTAATACAAGCACCTTCTCCAGGTGTTGCAAG aagcacagGCTTgccttctcctctttctccaaTACCCTCTCCTGCTGGATCTGTGAGTTCTCAGCCAGGATCAAATGATAGCAACGGCGTTGGCCACAGCAGCATTGGCAACAGCGCTGGCTCTACTGTCACTGTCTCCTGTCATATCTCCAGTGTCACCTCTTCCTATGTCAACATCACCTCCTATATCCTCCATGCATATGAAATTTGGGAAAAGGCTGATGCACTGGCCAGGAAGAATAAAG